In Morganella morganii, the following are encoded in one genomic region:
- the lptA gene encoding lipopolysaccharide ABC transporter substrate-binding protein LptA, with translation MKANILNTLIATAILAVSVPALALKEDTQQPVTVTSLKQALDLEKNITTFTDNVVVKQGTIDVRADKVVVTRPGGDSNKMVIEAFGNPVTFYQMQDNGKPIKGRGSKLRYEMANELVTLTGNAYLEQLDSNITGDKITYVVPTQQMQAFSDKGKQVTTVLLPSQLQEKGPAATGQKGK, from the coding sequence ATGAAAGCAAACATCCTTAATACTCTGATTGCAACAGCAATTCTGGCCGTCAGTGTCCCTGCTTTGGCGTTAAAAGAAGATACACAGCAGCCGGTGACGGTAACATCATTAAAACAAGCCCTTGATTTAGAAAAAAATATCACCACATTTACTGACAATGTCGTGGTAAAACAGGGAACAATTGATGTCCGCGCTGACAAAGTGGTGGTCACCCGTCCGGGCGGCGATTCCAATAAAATGGTGATCGAAGCATTCGGTAATCCGGTGACCTTCTACCAGATGCAGGATAACGGTAAGCCAATCAAAGGACGCGGCAGCAAACTGCGTTACGAAATGGCCAATGAACTGGTCACGCTGACCGGTAATGCCTACCTGGAACAGCTGGACAGCAATATCACCGGTGACAAGATTACCTACGTGGTGCCGACACAGCAGATGCAGGCATTCAGTGACAAAGGCAAACAGGTGACTACCGTACTGCTGCCGTCACAACTTCAGGAAAAAGGCCCGGCGGCAACCGGCCAGAAAGGTAAGTAA
- the lptC gene encoding LPS export ABC transporter periplasmic protein LptC — protein sequence MSKFKLWLIIILALIALGLLGWNLSVTRSGDTDGKIVEDGTPTYKTQTSSTLAYEPTGLLAYRLNADDVQNFAQEKITWFTNPVLTTYDPDKTATWTIRAKRAKLTNDRMLYLYGDVQVDSLTTDTQLRQITTDNAEVNLTTQDVSSDDKVTITGTGLRSVGLQMRGNLRNRNAELIKDVQTYYEIPNESKHP from the coding sequence ATGAGTAAATTTAAGCTTTGGCTGATCATTATTCTGGCGCTTATCGCCCTCGGTCTGCTCGGCTGGAACCTGTCGGTCACCCGTTCAGGTGACACCGACGGTAAGATTGTGGAAGACGGTACGCCGACGTATAAAACCCAAACGTCCTCAACCCTGGCTTACGAGCCGACAGGGCTGCTGGCGTACCGGCTGAATGCGGATGATGTGCAGAACTTTGCTCAGGAAAAAATAACCTGGTTTACTAATCCGGTGCTGACCACCTACGACCCTGATAAAACCGCCACCTGGACGATTCGTGCAAAGCGGGCCAAATTAACCAATGACAGAATGTTATATTTATACGGTGATGTGCAGGTTGACAGCCTGACCACCGATACACAGCTCAGGCAGATCACCACGGATAACGCCGAAGTCAATCTGACAACCCAGGATGTGAGTTCTGACGATAAAGTCACCATCACGGGAACAGGACTGCGTTCCGTCGGATTGCAGATGCGGGGTAATTTACGCAATCGTAATGCGGAACTGATCAAAGATGTACAGACTTACTATGAGATCCCAAATGAAAGCAAACATCCTTAA